One Triticum dicoccoides isolate Atlit2015 ecotype Zavitan chromosome 3B, WEW_v2.0, whole genome shotgun sequence genomic window, GAAGAGACCGACTTCACAGACATGCAAAGAAGGTAAAAGATCAGAGGGTGTGTACAAAGCCAAAGGAGATAGATACTCTAGCTCCGGGAGGGACCCTGCGGCAAAGATCAGGCGCACGATGCACACGGCTACCTTACCTGCAGGCTTGCAACGGCCGTCGAGCACTGCCACTGCCAGCGCTACACTGTCCTGCAAAGATGTTTTCGTCCTCCCTGGGTTAATCTACAGGTACAATGGGCAGTTCAGCAAAGAAGGGTTAACTGAGTCTCCGGTTCGAACAATACAGTTAGAATAGGCAGTTGTAGTCCGGCATTGAGCGTAAATTCACGGGCAAAACAGAGTCATGGAAAGATGTAGTGTTTCATAATATAAGCAGCTCAGTTCTTGGCCTTTTCCAGATAATGTAAACAATGAACATACTGTACATACCTTTTCTCAAGGATCTTCTCTTCTTTTCTTGTTCAGAGAGAACTCCTACTACAAGAATCATTTTTCCTTTAGACAGAGAGAGAAAGCATCTTGGCTGAAGAGTAGAGTGTGATCGATGCAAAGAGAGAAAACGATCGATTGGTGGTAAAGATAAAAAGGGGGAACAGGAAACTAGCCTGAGTCCTGCAAGATCAACATCAGATCGCCCACCTGCTAGGCTGCTAGCTTGCGAGGGTTGCCAACCGCAACAGAGTACAGCTGATGAAAGAGCATAAAGAGAAGGCGGTAAATGAGAGAAGCCCTTACTTGAGCAAAAGAAGATGCACTGCTGCTGCTTATGGGAGAAATGCCATGGTCTCAAAGCAAGTTTCACCCGAGCACTCATTCCGGCCTTTTGCTACAATTGGACAAGCATGGCAAATCTTGTGAACTGGACATGTACTTCTTCCCTTCGTTGCTTCTCCCTCAATTAACTTCTTTATTCTTGCCTTCTACCTATCAGCTTTCTGAGAATAATACGTCGCGCCAAGCTGGAGCAAAAGAAATCCTGCGGAAATGACACCGCAAAACCTGGAAGGACAAAAAGAAAACATGTTCATCTTTTAAGCAACATGCTTTCAGTAAGTAAGCATTGTTGCGACCGGCATAGTATTTTGAACAGTAGGATGCCGGTGTAGTATCGGTGCGATTAGAACGTAGGTACAAGTAACAGGATTGTCACCATTTTTTTAGCCGAACCATACATCCCCAAAAGAAATGAGCATATAACTAAACAAAAATTCATTTTAGTTCAATAGTTCTTTTCGTAGCAAAGTGTGGACCACCATGCTGCTGGACGAACTGAACACTGATGAAGTGATGATCAATTAAACACCAGACCGACAAGCTATGCCAAAGCTTCTGTATCATTTGCTGGAGTTGTCACACCATTTCTTTTTCCAAAGTCTTGTTCTGCTGACCAGAAAACAAAAGGACAAGGAAAAAAAATGCTATTCTGCCTTTAAACTGTTGGGGCACATGCCTTGGTCATTTTACTGCTTACCATGTTCGTGTAATGTGTCTCATGCTAACGAGCCACAGTTAACAGGCTGTAGAAGAGGAACACAACCCATAAAACACGCCTTGATTCCGTACTTCATCTATGACATATTTAAGAGTGGTACCTAAGTTTAGACTGAAAAAAAGGCAGCTAACTTACAGAAAAGTTAGTTTCTTTGCTGTAAAAACCTTAACGAGATTTCCCACAAAAAAAGGCTGAAGGAAAGTATCAAAACATCTCTGGGTTAGACGATTAGACCCCTTAATAAAATTTATGGTCCCTCAACAAGACCCAAGGCCACTAGAAATGTTAGAAGGTGCATCGAGTTATTAACATGACCAAATCTAGGGGCCCACTTAGTCAACAAGATAAAGGGAAGAATATCAAAAGGCCACACTTCTCAAATATCCTAGATTGCCCTTTCACCATTATTATAGTTAAGCAGATAAAGAAAACAATAAGGCACTTTTAGCAGGTTAAAAGACATGAATCAGGATGGAGGCAGCATTTAGTCCACCTAATCATATCACTTCTTTACAATGCTACACAAACATGGTCAATTGTTATCATGATTCACAAAGAGGGGTCCTACAAACATAAGTTTTGGTTCAGATGTTAAGTAACAAAGGTGCAAGTGGGACTTTACCAGCATGGGTAATTTGGACAATTTCAAAGGCTCTGCTAAAGCTAAATCCTGCATGGAAAAGTTTGCACAAAACCTGGCTTCTGTCTGTGGTCTATATAAGGCAGCTACAGTACGCCCAAAAACTCTCTAGATCTCAGCCCGGCAAGAGATTTGGAGCGTTCTTGCTCCTCCATCCATTATGATCTCTTGGGTAGCCATCTACCATGTTCTTGAAGCGACAACACCATTGTATGTAGCCATGATACTAGCCTACCTATCCATAAAATGGTGGAAGTTGTTCACTCCAGAGCAGTGCTCTGGGATCAACAAGTTCGTGGCCAACTTCTCCATCCCTCTTCTCTCTTTCCAGGTCATCTCCACAAACAATCCTTACGACATGAACCTCAAGCTCATATTCGCAGACATCCTACAGAAGTCGATCGCCTTGCTGGGGTTTGCAGCCATATCTAGAGCATGTTGTGTGGAGAAGTTTGATTGGCTCATTACAGGTTTCTCTTTGTCGACACTGCCCAATACGCTGATTGTCGGTATCCCATTGCTGAAAGGAATGTATGGTGATGAAGCTGTCAAGCTGATAAGTCAGATAGTTGTCCTACAGAGCCTAATTTGGTACACACTTCTTCTCTTTCTGCTTGAATTCCGAGCCGCCAAAGGAATAGCTGCCGCACCATCATCTGAAATTGTAGGTAAGAACCTGAAATCTGTTAAGGATTAGTATATGAAGTCGTTTCATCTGTACACTATCAAATTAGTCATGTTTTTCTTCGAGATAAAGAATGCAATGTGTTCTTTCGGCATTCATTTCTTTGTTTTCCTTCTTGAAAAGTGCATTCTTAATGTTGCTGTTATTTTCTGGGGACCTCCAGTGATCTTAAACATTTCAGAAACATAAAGGGTAATTTAAGTACTACAGCTCATTAGAAAAAACGACTGTCCACTGTCTGGTGGTTTACAGTGGCATTTACTTTAGAACTTCTCTATATAATGCGATTGATCTGCTATGATATACATTTGCCTGAAACAGTGAGatgattttttttctgaattaTCCCATGGGCCATTGTCAAATGTTCCAAACCTATCATGTGTCATTTATAGAAAATAACTTCAACTTCTTTCATGAGTTTTAAACTTATTTTATGAGTTTTTAACTAGTTGGCTTTTTAAAGATGAGGAAGAAGCAGGTACTCTAGGAGCTACACAACAGACATACCAAGAGGGCCAGTCAAAAGGTGTATCAGCAAGATGTTCTAGGGCCTTCCGCTTTTTGTTGGTGATTGGGGTGAAGTTAGTGATGAATCCGAACATTTACGCATGCCTGATCGGTCTGATTTGGGCACTGATTAGCTTCAGGTATTAACATGGTTTACATGAATCGAATTTACATTCTGAAACTGGAATGCAGCAATTATCATATGTAGCTAAATAACATCTCTTGTAGGTGGCAAATACAGTTACCCTTGATCGTCAGTAACTCCATAAGGATACTCTCAGATGGAGGGCTGGGAATGGCAATGTTCAGCCTAGGTGTGAATTACACCGGCAAAATTAAAATTAGCATATATGAAGATAAACTCTGTAAAGCCCAGTTACACAATCATAACTTCTAATTGCTTCTGTTACAGGTCTTTTCACAGCtctacaaacaaaaattatagcctGTGGAACTAAGAAGATGCTACTGTCACTAGGCTTCAGGTTCTTTCTAGGACCAGCCCTGATGATGGTCTCTTCCTATGCTGTTGGGATGCGTGGAATCTTGCTCAAAGTGGCCATTGTGCAGGTAAGGTTTTCTCCATTGTTTCCCTTGAGccatgtgtttgtgtgtgtgaaaaTTCATAAATGCGTGAAATTCAAAGACAAAAATTGTGCCTGACCTCTAAAGCTTCCACGCAGGCAGCATTACCTCAAGGAGTAGTGCCATTTGTATTTGCGAAGGAGTATAATGTGCATGCAGATATTCTAAGCACTGCGTAAGTTAATCTCCCACCATCCTAATGCAAACAAGAAGCAGATTAGAATGGGACAACAAACTGATTACCCTCTTTTCCTGCAGGATAATTGTTGGTATGATGGTTGCAGTTCCTGCCGCCCTAGCTTACTACTTTGTTATCTAATCTATGAACACTTAAATCTTAGTCACTCAAATATGTTTATTCGGCCAAACAATAGCAGGGCAGTGTAGTGTAAAGGGCAAATTCAGCCATGGCTGCATGGGTGTGAATATTTTGCCGGGCTGTAAATATTTGTGCCGTGGACTTGGATCGTGTGGTGTGGTGACCCAACATAAAGCTAAGATATATTTGTACTCGACGACCGCATATTTTAGTTCCCAGTCATTTCCATTATCCGCGAACAGAGCTAACTTGTGCCCGCAGCCCAGCTTGCTCACCCGGGCGACGCAGCGTGCTTTGTTTCTCACGAGCATTTTGTCGAACAGGCGCCTGTTCTTGAACTTTAAAAATTGCTTTTAGCCTTAAGAGCATTCTGCCGAACACATTGCCGGCGGACCTGAGCTGATATGCGGAGACGAACAGAGAAGAGGATCAGCCCATCCGATCAGACATCAGCACTATGTTATCGGTGGCGCTCAATGCAAGTAGGGTCGAGCAAGGCGTACCATTTCCTGCTttctggtgcgggggcgagagcggcagCTGTTCACTTCGGCAGCCAGCGCCGAACGGCAAAAGATTGAAGCCTGTGTTTGGACGCATGAATTGTGCGGTATATTCTGACTAGGAGGCAACTGAATTTCTGAAGGAACTACTCCCTTGGTCCCATAATAAGGAGAACTA contains:
- the LOC119281397 gene encoding probable auxin efflux carrier component 8, which gives rise to MISWVAIYHVLEATTPLYVAMILAYLSIKWWKLFTPEQCSGINKFVANFSIPLLSFQVISTNNPYDMNLKLIFADILQKSIALLGFAAISRACCVEKFDWLITGFSLSTLPNTLIVGIPLLKGMYGDEAVKLISQIVVLQSLIWYTLLLFLLEFRAAKGIAAAPSSEIVDEEEAGTLGATQQTYQEGQSKGVSARCSRAFRFLLVIGVKLVMNPNIYACLIGLIWALISFRWQIQLPLIVSNSIRILSDGGLGMAMFSLGLFTALQTKIIACGTKKMLLSLGFRFFLGPALMMVSSYAVGMRGILLKVAIVQAALPQGVVPFVFAKEYNVHADILSTAIIVGMMVAVPAALAYYFVI